A portion of the Lathamus discolor isolate bLatDis1 chromosome 5, bLatDis1.hap1, whole genome shotgun sequence genome contains these proteins:
- the SIX3 gene encoding homeobox protein SIX3 produces the protein MVFRSPLELYPTHFFLPNFAADPHHRSLLLASGGSGSGSGCSPGAGGGGGGSSRAPHEELSMFQLPTLNFSPEQVASVCETLEETGDIERLGRFLWSLPVAPGACEAINKHESILRARAVVAFHTGNFRDLYHILENHKFTKESHGKLQAMWLEAHYQEAEKLRGRPLGPVDKYRVRKKFPLPRTIWDGEQKTHCFKERTRSLLREWYLQDPYPNPSKKRELAQATGLTPTQVGNWFKNRRQRDRAAAAKNRLQHQAIGQSGMRSLAEPGCPTHSSAESPSTAASPTTSVSSLTERAETGTSILSVTSSDSECDV, from the exons ATGGTGTTCAGGTCCCCGCTAGAGCTTTATCCCACCCATTTCTTCTTGCCAAACTTCGCCGCCGACCCGCACCACCGCTCCCTCCTTCTCGccagcggcggcagcggcagcggctcgGGCTGCAGCCCCGGTGCCGGCGGCGGTGGAGGCGGCAGCTCCCGGGCACCCCACGAAGAGTTGTCAATGTTTCAGCTGCCCACACTCAACTTCTCCCCGGAGCAAGTGGCCAGCGTCTGCGAGACGCTGGAGGAGACTGGAGACATAGAAAGGCTGGGGAGGTTCCTCTGGTCGCTGCCGGTGGCGCCGGGGGCATGCGAGGCCATCAACAAGCACGAGTCCATCCTCCGCGCCCGGGCGGTGGTGGCCTTCCACACGGGCAACTTCCGAGACCTCTACCACATCCTGGAGAACCACAAATTCACCAAGGAGTCCCACGGCAAGTTGCAGGCCATGTGGCTCGAAGCGCACTACCAGGAGGCCGAGAAGCTAAGGGGTCGCCCGCTGGGGCCGGTTGATAAATACAGGGTGAGGAAGAAGTTTCCGCTGCCCAGGACCATTTGGGATGGCGAGCAGAAGACGCACTGCTTCAAGGAGAGGACTCGCAGCCTCCTGAGGGAGTGGTACCTGCAGGACCCTTACCCCAACCCCAGCAAGAAAAGGGAACTGGCTCAGGCCACGGGGCTCACCCCCACGCAAGTAGGCAACTGGTTCAAAAACCGAAGGCAAAGAGACAGAGCGGCGGCGGCTAAAAACAG GCTCCAGCACCAGGCGATAGGACAGAGCGGCATGCGGTCGCTGGCAGAGCCCGGCTGCCCGACCCACAGCTCGGCCGAGTCTCCGTCCACGGCTGCCAGCCCGACCACCAGCGTCTCCAGCCTGACAGAAAGAGCCGAGACGGGCACCTCCATCCTCTCGGTAACCTCCAGCGACTCGGAATGTGATGTATGA